In Syntrophales bacterium, the following are encoded in one genomic region:
- a CDS encoding 50S ribosome-binding GTPase produces MPANLPPHYFEAEQRFREARTPTAKIEALEEMLAIMPKHKGTDKLKAMLRERISKLKEQGQKKAGGTKAKTPYSIEREGIAQAVLVGMPNTGKSSLLNRLTKATAEVGDFPHTTHRPTPGMAPYENVQIQLIDTPPVTPEYTDPELGDLLRRCDIVVVLLDLQADPLTQLEETLAVLTGFRVFPEGRPLPPDLKKIPFVKTMLVAVNKMDRPEHEADYETFLELSEVKIPAMGISSKTGRNLMAFLETLYGMSGVVRVYTRRPGKEPDMTAPFVIPEGCTIEEMAEMIHKEFVAKLRYARIWGRAVRDGQMVQRDYVLQDGDVVELCV; encoded by the coding sequence ATGCCGGCCAACTTACCGCCCCACTATTTCGAGGCAGAGCAGCGCTTCCGGGAAGCCCGGACCCCCACGGCCAAGATCGAGGCCCTGGAGGAGATGCTCGCCATCATGCCCAAGCACAAGGGCACCGACAAGCTCAAGGCGATGCTCCGGGAGCGGATCTCCAAGCTGAAGGAGCAGGGGCAAAAGAAAGCGGGGGGAACGAAGGCAAAGACCCCCTACAGCATCGAGCGCGAAGGGATCGCCCAGGCCGTCCTTGTGGGGATGCCCAACACCGGCAAGTCCTCCCTCCTCAACCGGCTGACCAAGGCGACGGCGGAGGTGGGCGACTTCCCCCACACGACCCACCGGCCCACGCCGGGCATGGCCCCCTACGAAAACGTCCAGATCCAGCTCATCGACACGCCGCCGGTCACCCCCGAATACACCGACCCGGAGCTGGGAGACCTGCTCCGCCGGTGCGACATCGTCGTCGTCCTCCTGGACCTCCAGGCGGACCCGCTGACCCAGCTGGAGGAAACCCTCGCCGTCCTCACGGGATTCCGCGTCTTCCCGGAAGGCCGCCCGCTCCCGCCGGACCTGAAGAAGATCCCCTTCGTCAAGACGATGCTCGTGGCGGTCAACAAGATGGACCGTCCGGAGCACGAGGCGGACTATGAAACGTTCCTGGAGCTGTCGGAGGTGAAGATCCCCGCCATGGGGATCTCGTCGAAGACGGGACGGAACCTGATGGCCTTCCTGGAGACGCTCTACGGGATGTCCGGCGTGGTCCGGGTCTACACCCGGCGGCCGGGAAAGGAGCCGGACATGACGGCCCCCTTCGTGATCCCCGAGGGCTGCACCATCGAGGAGATGGCGGAGATGATCCACAAGGAATTCGTGGCGAAGCTCCGGTATGCCCGGATCTGGGGGCGGGCCGTCCGGGACGGCCAGATGGTCCAGCGGGACTACGTCCTTCAGGACGGCGACGTCGTGGAGCTCTGCGTCTGA
- a CDS encoding SEC-C domain-containing protein, which produces MAYKDMDDGRLAMQIFSGEDRLGVDFLNEVKQRKEVMLPLLCEVLFHEENYNWEDGRGWGVIHAVHLLGILGDLRSVDALLEASGFAADRQIDWIAEALPECYARLGSAVIGRLRDHIRANVAHGEPYVVNEILGLWNIWHDRIDFREGIEAFLLELLMETAGDYVIRTNLMADFAQAGRRDLKTLFRHYYERGEADLETVTWEDLESYFEDRPNPPASRRSLEDFYDSEAIRERERHWAVHEAMFRQRDWEDWLLENMDRIGLKEPCPCGSGGLFEQCHLPWAERERDRLLQEDDLAQTRRQARSFVSQERAEETALRRFLADRGQADLFPLIKRKALEIVRATTSKSRSRSFTAAFQTFFGQVEFRSKDEFNEFMEHLTAYYNALTAQYEEHPGSGRRLH; this is translated from the coding sequence ATGGCGTACAAGGACATGGACGACGGCCGGCTGGCCATGCAGATCTTCTCCGGGGAAGACCGGCTGGGGGTCGATTTCCTGAACGAGGTGAAGCAGAGGAAGGAAGTGATGCTTCCGCTCCTGTGCGAGGTTCTTTTCCACGAGGAGAACTACAACTGGGAAGACGGCCGGGGATGGGGCGTGATCCACGCCGTTCATCTCCTGGGCATCCTGGGGGACCTGCGGTCCGTCGACGCCCTCCTGGAGGCCTCCGGGTTTGCGGCGGACCGGCAGATCGACTGGATCGCCGAGGCCCTGCCCGAGTGTTATGCCCGCCTCGGTTCGGCGGTCATCGGGCGCCTGAGGGATCATATCCGGGCCAACGTGGCTCACGGCGAGCCTTACGTGGTCAACGAGATACTGGGGTTGTGGAACATCTGGCACGACCGCATCGACTTCCGGGAGGGAATCGAGGCGTTTCTCCTGGAACTCCTCATGGAAACCGCCGGGGATTATGTCATCCGGACGAACCTGATGGCCGATTTCGCCCAGGCCGGGCGGCGCGACCTGAAGACCCTGTTCCGGCACTACTACGAGCGGGGCGAGGCGGACCTGGAGACGGTCACCTGGGAAGACCTGGAGTCGTATTTCGAGGACAGGCCCAATCCGCCGGCCTCCCGCAGGAGCCTGGAGGATTTTTACGATTCCGAAGCCATCCGGGAACGGGAGCGGCACTGGGCGGTCCATGAGGCCATGTTCCGCCAGCGCGACTGGGAGGACTGGCTCCTGGAGAACATGGACCGGATCGGCCTGAAGGAACCCTGTCCCTGCGGATCCGGCGGCCTTTTCGAGCAGTGCCACCTTCCCTGGGCGGAGCGGGAGCGCGACCGGCTCCTGCAGGAGGACGACCTGGCCCAGACGCGCCGGCAGGCCCGGAGCTTCGTAAGCCAGGAGAGGGCGGAGGAGACGGCGCTGCGCCGGTTTCTTGCGGACCGGGGACAGGCGGACCTGTTTCCCCTCATCAAGCGCAAGGCCCTGGAGATCGTCCGGGCGACCACCAGCAAGTCCCGGAGCCGGAGCTTTACCGCCGCCTTCCAGACATTCTTCGGCCAGGTGGAGTTCCGATCGAAGGACGAATTCAACGAATTCATGGAACACCTGACCGCCTACTACAACGCCCTGACGGCCCAGTACGAGGAGCATCCGGGCAGCGGACGGCGCCTGCACTGA
- a CDS encoding rhodanese-like domain-containing protein: MMKRKAVLGVALCLALVFGFAGAALAAWGAKELETEKVAVTFAAEVARGGYKVVATQELKTWIDQKKPVLIVDTMPFEASYKKQHVPGAVQMEFPIPEMTKLDDKTKAALEKLLGPDKNRLIVFYCGFVKCTRSHNGAMWAVKLGYRNVYRHPGGIKAWDEAGYPVEKVK, encoded by the coding sequence ATGATGAAACGAAAAGCGGTTTTGGGAGTGGCGCTTTGCCTGGCCCTGGTTTTCGGCTTTGCCGGAGCGGCCCTGGCGGCCTGGGGCGCCAAGGAACTGGAGACGGAAAAGGTCGCCGTGACCTTTGCCGCCGAGGTTGCCCGCGGCGGCTACAAGGTCGTGGCCACCCAGGAGCTGAAGACCTGGATCGACCAGAAGAAACCCGTGCTGATCGTGGATACCATGCCCTTCGAGGCGAGCTACAAAAAACAGCATGTCCCCGGGGCTGTCCAGATGGAGTTCCCCATTCCGGAGATGACGAAGCTGGACGACAAGACGAAGGCCGCCCTGGAAAAACTGCTGGGACCGGACAAGAATCGCCTGATCGTCTTCTACTGCGGGTTTGTAAAATGTACCCGGAGCCACAACGGCGCCATGTGGGCCGTGAAGCTGGGATACAGGAACGTCTATCGCCACCCGGGCGGGATCAAGGCCTGGGACGAAGCGGGCTATCCCGTCGAAAAGGTGAAATAG
- a CDS encoding YdjY domain-containing protein, translating to MSRRAFLVFLLLATGAVTVGPQGRLQAAQVPGAAGWPKGWPTRGNPLAVDPKSRTVAMYAEVSLRRLTETTTHWGIGCETGRLADKFILVSPAEPAALHDALVRIGARPGNSLATDDYGKTVEGDALVLTAQWPGLSREAAVGDLFYDASGKGFRIRFGGNRRAAVEQGTGCLTCLESCPVGITSNAAYPHLSTTRRMFRPNSRFRGRPEVLPAREAFPLAVFYRLVGRG from the coding sequence ATGTCCCGTCGGGCGTTTCTCGTCTTTCTGCTCCTGGCGACGGGAGCCGTGACCGTGGGCCCGCAGGGGAGGCTCCAGGCGGCCCAGGTACCGGGAGCAGCAGGCTGGCCGAAGGGATGGCCCACCCGGGGGAACCCTCTCGCGGTGGACCCGAAATCGCGCACCGTGGCGATGTATGCGGAGGTCAGCCTGCGGCGTCTCACCGAGACGACGACCCATTGGGGCATCGGCTGCGAAACGGGAAGGCTTGCCGACAAATTCATCCTGGTGTCGCCGGCGGAGCCCGCGGCGCTTCATGATGCCCTGGTCCGGATCGGTGCGCGACCCGGGAACAGCCTGGCGACTGACGATTACGGGAAAACCGTGGAGGGCGACGCCCTGGTCCTGACGGCGCAGTGGCCCGGGTTGTCCCGGGAGGCCGCCGTGGGTGACCTTTTTTATGACGCCTCGGGAAAAGGATTCCGGATCCGTTTCGGCGGAAACCGGAGGGCGGCGGTGGAGCAGGGGACGGGGTGCCTGACCTGCCTGGAATCCTGCCCCGTCGGGATCACCAGCAACGCCGCTTATCCGCACCTGAGCACAACCCGCAGGATGTTCCGTCCCAACTCCCGGTTCCGGGGACGGCCGGAGGTCCTGCCGGCCCGGGAGGCGTTCCCCCTGGCGGTTTTTTACCGGCTCGTCGGGAGAGGCTGA
- a CDS encoding selenium metabolism-associated LysR family transcriptional regulator, with the protein MTNRQDFSRSITFQHLEALTALADTGSFSRAARRLHLSQPSLTRHIQNLEELVGTPLLVRQREGGILTTEGRHLCDFARQILRLREEAWDRIADSRGTGKGRIQIAASTIPATYILPGVITAWHRLHPGITISVRTHDSDETLQAVLHDQAEMGLIGKKTVHRGVVSFPLWSDRIVLVVPPDHRWAGEKELPPARLAESPFIARERGSATRATLEAYLRAETGLDASSIRLMCEVGSSEAVKEAVLAGAGPAFLSIHAVRREVEAGSLCIVPVGGWNIERSFFLIHKKSFRFKPHHSLFMDYLMAYRTEGGPGQTQSSTTSPS; encoded by the coding sequence ATGACCAACAGGCAGGACTTCTCGCGCAGCATCACGTTCCAGCATCTGGAAGCCCTGACGGCCCTGGCGGACACCGGGAGCTTCTCCCGTGCGGCCCGGCGGCTCCACCTCTCCCAGCCGTCCCTGACGCGGCACATCCAGAACCTGGAGGAGCTGGTCGGCACGCCGCTTCTGGTGCGGCAGCGGGAAGGGGGGATTCTCACCACGGAAGGCCGCCATCTGTGCGATTTCGCCCGGCAGATTCTCCGTCTCCGCGAGGAGGCCTGGGACCGGATCGCCGACAGCCGTGGCACGGGGAAGGGCCGCATCCAGATCGCGGCGAGCACGATTCCGGCCACGTATATCCTGCCGGGGGTGATCACCGCCTGGCATCGCCTCCATCCGGGCATCACGATCAGCGTCCGGACCCACGACAGCGACGAGACCCTGCAGGCGGTGCTTCACGACCAGGCGGAGATGGGACTGATCGGGAAGAAGACGGTCCACCGCGGCGTCGTCTCGTTTCCCCTGTGGAGCGACCGCATCGTCCTCGTGGTGCCTCCGGACCATCGCTGGGCCGGGGAAAAGGAGCTTCCCCCGGCGCGGCTGGCGGAATCGCCTTTCATCGCAAGGGAGCGGGGCTCGGCGACCCGGGCGACCCTGGAGGCCTATCTCAGGGCGGAGACCGGCCTCGACGCCTCTTCGATCCGTCTCATGTGCGAGGTGGGGAGCTCCGAGGCGGTCAAGGAGGCCGTCCTGGCGGGGGCGGGGCCGGCGTTCCTGTCCATTCATGCCGTCAGGAGGGAGGTGGAGGCGGGAAGCCTGTGCATCGTTCCGGTGGGCGGCTGGAACATCGAGCGCTCCTTTTTCCTGATTCACAAGAAGAGCTTCCGGTTCAAGCCCCACCACAGCCTGTTCATGGACTACCTGATGGCGTATCGGACGGAGGGCGGCCCGGGTCAGACGCAGAGCTCCACGACGTCGCCGTCCTGA
- a CDS encoding VTT domain-containing protein has translation MSDSLKNRPGSEAGTNAPQAVRPALRELLAGMAEDCTDCGLCVEECGFLETYGTPGEIARRYDPASKEGPVLPFECSLCSLCDAVCPAGLSPRTLFLEMRRESVDRGSGSFPEHDGLLAYERRGMSRRFTWYGLPEGCRTVLFPGCALPGTRPERTRELFEILREVDPALGIVLDCCGRISHDLGRETHFFAMFSEMRDWLLAQGVREVLVACPNCHDMFREYGGGLAVRTVYEVLPEGGRPAGSDCGNVVIHDPCGIRFHKAAQDAVRRLIAGAGVRHTDMEHAGKKTLCCGNGAGVDCLSPQLSGRWSDRATAEIAERPVVTCCAGCANRLGERSPVVHVLDVLREPESALAGKIRVAKAPFTYWNRLRLKNRFRKESAFAVSRERTVHGAPEKKGGWALRLLILAALVGAIAAVRLTGATRYLDQETLRGVIAGYGMLAPVLYMLLYTVAPVLLLPGLPLTIAGGILFGPFWGVVYTITSATAGACLAFLVARYLARDWVEMKLRSPRWRRLDEGVERHGWKVVAFTRLIPLFPFNLLNYAFGLTKIRFWPYAVTTFLCMLPACIAYIVFSSSLLDLVRGKVSAGLLIGIGLIVLVSLIPLFWRRWRAGRGGVDPL, from the coding sequence ATGAGTGATTCCCTGAAAAACAGACCCGGGAGCGAGGCCGGGACCAACGCCCCGCAAGCGGTCCGTCCGGCCCTGCGGGAACTCCTGGCCGGCATGGCGGAGGACTGCACCGACTGCGGCCTCTGCGTGGAAGAATGCGGATTCCTGGAAACGTACGGAACACCCGGGGAGATCGCCCGGCGCTACGACCCGGCGTCGAAGGAAGGTCCGGTTCTGCCCTTCGAATGCAGCCTCTGCAGCCTCTGCGACGCGGTCTGTCCCGCGGGACTGAGTCCCCGGACCCTGTTCCTGGAGATGCGCCGCGAGTCCGTGGACCGCGGAAGCGGCTCGTTTCCCGAGCACGACGGCCTTCTGGCCTACGAGCGCCGCGGCATGTCCCGGCGGTTCACCTGGTACGGCCTTCCCGAGGGTTGCCGGACCGTGCTCTTTCCCGGCTGTGCCCTTCCGGGTACGCGTCCGGAGCGGACGCGGGAGCTTTTCGAGATCCTTCGCGAGGTCGATCCCGCGCTGGGCATCGTTCTTGACTGCTGCGGCCGGATTTCCCACGATCTTGGCCGGGAGACGCATTTTTTCGCCATGTTTTCGGAAATGCGGGACTGGCTCCTCGCACAGGGTGTCCGGGAGGTCCTCGTCGCCTGCCCCAACTGCCACGACATGTTCCGGGAGTATGGAGGCGGACTGGCTGTACGGACCGTCTACGAGGTCCTGCCGGAGGGAGGCAGGCCTGCCGGGTCGGACTGCGGCAACGTGGTCATCCATGATCCGTGCGGCATCCGCTTTCACAAGGCGGCCCAGGATGCGGTGCGTCGACTGATCGCCGGGGCGGGCGTCCGCCACACCGATATGGAGCACGCGGGAAAGAAAACCCTGTGCTGCGGCAATGGAGCGGGCGTGGACTGCCTGTCCCCGCAGCTCTCCGGCCGCTGGTCGGACCGCGCGACGGCGGAGATCGCGGAGCGGCCGGTCGTCACCTGCTGTGCCGGCTGCGCGAACCGGCTGGGCGAACGCTCCCCGGTGGTGCATGTCCTCGATGTCCTGCGGGAGCCGGAGTCGGCCCTGGCAGGGAAGATTCGCGTCGCGAAGGCGCCCTTCACCTACTGGAACCGGCTCCGCCTCAAGAACCGCTTCCGGAAAGAATCGGCGTTTGCTGTGTCACGGGAGCGGACCGTTCATGGGGCCCCGGAAAAGAAGGGGGGGTGGGCGCTTCGCCTGCTTATCCTGGCCGCCCTGGTGGGGGCCATCGCGGCCGTCCGTCTGACCGGGGCGACGCGCTACCTGGATCAGGAGACCCTCCGAGGCGTCATCGCCGGATACGGCATGCTCGCCCCCGTTCTCTACATGCTGCTCTACACGGTGGCCCCGGTGCTTCTCCTGCCGGGCCTGCCGCTCACCATCGCCGGGGGCATTCTCTTCGGCCCCTTCTGGGGGGTCGTGTACACCATCACCAGCGCCACCGCCGGCGCCTGCCTGGCCTTTCTCGTCGCGCGCTACCTGGCCCGGGACTGGGTCGAGATGAAACTGAGGAGCCCCCGGTGGCGGCGCCTCGACGAGGGAGTCGAGCGGCACGGCTGGAAGGTCGTGGCCTTCACCCGGCTCATCCCGCTGTTTCCGTTCAACCTCCTGAACTATGCCTTCGGGTTGACGAAGATCCGCTTCTGGCCTTACGCCGTGACGACCTTCCTTTGCATGCTCCCGGCCTGTATCGCCTATATCGTATTTTCGAGTTCGCTCCTGGACCTGGTCCGGGGAAAGGTTTCCGCCGGGCTGCTGATCGGCATCGGGCTCATTGTCCTGGTATCGCTGATCCCCCTGTTCTGGCGGCGGTGGCGGGCAGGCAGGGGAGGGGTGGATCCATTATGA
- the arsS gene encoding arsenosugar biosynthesis radical SAM protein ArsS (Some members of this family are selenoproteins.), whose product MNEFDRRVSEYRTEGLVCEGIRTLQVNLGRTCNLTCSHCHLECSPRRTELMGRDVMDRILAITARHRFELVDITGGSPEMNPGLRPFVETLRSQGRPVQVRTNLLAFLEPGGEELLTFFRDHRVSLVASLPCYLEENVDAQRGEGVYQKSIDAIRRLNEAGYGRQGGPALNLAFNPGGPALPPDQSILEGAFRDELGQRFGISFSRLVVLANMPIGRFRSHLEREGALDEYRTLLREAFNPATLDGVMCRHQVCVDWDGTVYDCDFNLALGMAVNHGAPRRIESFDLDRLSRRQVVTAEHCFGCTAGAGSSCAGALTCSA is encoded by the coding sequence ATGAACGAATTTGACCGCAGAGTTTCGGAGTATCGGACAGAGGGGCTGGTCTGTGAAGGGATCCGCACCCTCCAGGTCAACCTGGGAAGAACCTGCAACCTCACCTGCAGCCACTGCCACCTGGAATGTTCGCCCCGGCGCACCGAGCTCATGGGCCGGGACGTCATGGACAGGATCCTCGCCATCACGGCACGCCATCGATTCGAGCTCGTGGACATCACCGGAGGCTCCCCGGAGATGAATCCGGGGCTCCGCCCGTTCGTCGAGACGCTCCGGTCGCAGGGCCGGCCGGTCCAGGTCCGAACCAACCTGCTGGCGTTCCTGGAGCCCGGCGGCGAGGAGTTGCTTACCTTTTTCCGGGACCACCGGGTCTCGCTGGTCGCCTCCCTGCCCTGCTACCTGGAGGAGAATGTCGATGCCCAGCGAGGTGAAGGCGTCTATCAAAAGAGCATCGATGCCATCCGCCGCCTCAACGAAGCCGGGTATGGCCGACAGGGAGGGCCGGCGCTGAACCTGGCCTTCAATCCCGGCGGTCCCGCTCTGCCGCCGGACCAGTCGATCCTGGAAGGAGCCTTCCGGGATGAGCTGGGGCAACGGTTCGGGATATCCTTCAGCCGGCTGGTCGTACTGGCGAACATGCCGATCGGGCGTTTCCGCAGCCACCTGGAGCGGGAAGGCGCACTCGACGAATACCGCACCCTCCTCCGGGAGGCCTTCAATCCGGCAACGCTGGACGGCGTCATGTGCCGGCACCAGGTATGCGTCGACTGGGACGGGACTGTCTACGACTGCGATTTCAACCTTGCCCTGGGGATGGCCGTGAATCACGGCGCGCCCCGGAGGATCGAGAGCTTCGACCTGGACCGGCTGAGCCGGCGGCAGGTCGTGACGGCGGAACACTGCTTCGGCTGCACCGCCGGGGCCGGTTCCTCCTGTGCCGGGGCCTTGACCTGCTCGGCTTGA
- a CDS encoding MauE/DoxX family redox-associated membrane protein, giving the protein MTDRLKNIFSSPVLYHLLRLAMAVLFLYAGSVKLLDPKAFAVTISAYDLVPEALLPVVAIGLPLVEVVAGIALLLEIRGSLAGITVLMIFFIAVLGYGILGDLDVDCGCFGADELARRSSLREALIRDIVITGIVIPYLYWFQRFRTRPGLNRIHEKKKGE; this is encoded by the coding sequence TTGACCGATCGGTTGAAAAACATCTTCTCGTCTCCCGTTCTGTATCACCTGCTGAGGCTGGCGATGGCGGTCCTGTTCCTGTACGCCGGCAGCGTCAAGCTCCTGGACCCCAAGGCCTTCGCCGTCACGATTTCGGCATACGACCTGGTGCCGGAGGCGCTTCTGCCGGTGGTCGCCATTGGACTGCCACTGGTCGAAGTTGTCGCGGGAATCGCACTCCTGCTGGAGATCCGGGGGAGCCTGGCGGGCATCACCGTCCTGATGATCTTCTTCATTGCCGTCCTGGGGTATGGAATCCTGGGTGACCTGGACGTGGACTGCGGTTGTTTCGGCGCCGATGAACTGGCGAGAAGGAGCAGCCTCCGGGAGGCCTTGATCCGGGACATCGTGATTACGGGGATCGTCATTCCCTACCTCTATTGGTTCCAGCGTTTCCGGACTCGACCGGGTCTCAACAGAATCCATGAAAAGAAGAAAGGAGAATAA
- a CDS encoding DUF3343 domain-containing protein produces the protein MTEHVETWWVVLFDSVHHAVQAEKILKEEGVPYKLVPVPRHISSDCGVCIRFSAGDRSRVADILDRRGTYREIRPL, from the coding sequence ATGACGGAGCACGTCGAGACCTGGTGGGTGGTCCTCTTCGACTCCGTCCACCATGCCGTCCAGGCGGAGAAGATCCTGAAGGAGGAGGGGGTGCCCTACAAGCTCGTCCCGGTCCCCCGGCACATCAGTTCGGACTGCGGCGTCTGCATCCGCTTTTCCGCCGGGGACCGCTCCCGCGTCGCCGATATCCTGGACCGTCGCGGCACCTATCGTGAAATTCGCCCACTCTGA
- a CDS encoding ubiquinone/menaquinone biosynthesis methyltransferase, translating into MKRDVPILAAPDPERVSRVREMFGDIEGRYDFLNRLLSLRRDVAWRRFTVRRMRFPRTRRFLDVATGTADLAVEAVRHHREIQATGLDFVPGMIEGARHKVSGAGRIRLLLGDALNLPFADGSFDVAAVAFGIRNMPDRLGALREMARVVVPGGQVMVLEMHLPEIPVVRPCYRFYLCGILPRLAGALSGNREAYQYLSESIVAFPPPRIFSDMMRSAGLEAVEYHSLTLGVTCLHVGRKPGR; encoded by the coding sequence ATGAAACGGGACGTGCCGATTCTCGCCGCCCCGGATCCGGAGCGGGTTTCGCGGGTCCGGGAGATGTTCGGGGACATCGAGGGTCGCTACGATTTCCTGAACCGCCTGCTGAGCCTCCGCCGCGACGTGGCCTGGCGGCGCTTCACTGTCCGCCGGATGCGCTTTCCCCGGACCCGGCGATTCCTCGATGTGGCCACGGGGACGGCCGACCTGGCCGTCGAGGCGGTGCGGCACCACCGGGAGATCCAGGCAACAGGCCTGGATTTCGTCCCCGGGATGATCGAGGGCGCCCGGCACAAGGTCAGCGGGGCCGGGCGGATCCGGCTGCTCCTGGGAGACGCCCTGAACCTGCCCTTTGCCGACGGGTCTTTCGACGTCGCCGCCGTGGCCTTCGGCATCCGCAACATGCCCGACCGGCTCGGTGCCCTCCGGGAGATGGCCCGGGTGGTCGTCCCGGGCGGACAGGTCATGGTCCTGGAGATGCACCTGCCGGAGATCCCCGTCGTCCGTCCCTGCTACCGGTTCTATCTCTGCGGGATCCTGCCCCGCCTCGCCGGCGCCCTGTCGGGCAACCGGGAGGCTTACCAGTACCTGTCCGAGTCCATCGTGGCCTTTCCCCCGCCGCGCATCTTTTCCGACATGATGCGAAGCGCCGGCCTGGAGGCGGTGGAATACCACTCCCTGACCCTCGGCGTGACCTGCCTTCACGTCGGCCGAAAGCCCGGCCGTTAA
- the yedF gene encoding sulfurtransferase-like selenium metabolism protein YedF — protein sequence MREIVDARGLACPQPVILAGKALETNERIAVIVDNPMAVENIRRLGAKMGCEMVLEEKGGGIVHIHLTRGASPPAAREDLEALAVCAPSGGGPYVVSLPENRMGRGNEALGEILIKSFIHTLTQLDPLPAKVICYNTGVLLALDDSPALDDLRRLRDAGVEVLVCGTCLNFFDVKDRLAVGSVSNMYEIAGSMAAARVVSP from the coding sequence ATGCGTGAAATCGTAGACGCCAGGGGACTGGCGTGCCCCCAGCCGGTGATCCTGGCCGGGAAGGCCCTGGAAACGAATGAGCGGATCGCCGTGATCGTGGACAATCCCATGGCGGTGGAGAACATCCGCCGCCTCGGAGCGAAAATGGGCTGCGAGATGGTCTTGGAGGAAAAGGGCGGGGGGATCGTCCACATCCACCTGACCCGGGGTGCATCGCCGCCGGCCGCACGGGAGGACCTGGAGGCCCTGGCCGTCTGCGCGCCATCGGGTGGAGGACCATATGTCGTGTCCCTGCCGGAAAACCGGATGGGACGGGGGAACGAGGCCCTGGGGGAGATCCTGATCAAGTCCTTCATCCATACCCTGACCCAGCTCGACCCGCTGCCGGCGAAGGTCATCTGCTACAACACGGGGGTGCTGCTGGCCCTCGACGACTCCCCGGCTCTCGATGACCTGCGGCGGCTAAGGGATGCGGGCGTGGAGGTCCTCGTGTGCGGAACGTGCCTCAACTTTTTCGATGTCAAGGACCGCCTGGCCGTCGGCTCGGTGTCCAACATGTACGAGATCGCCGGATCCATGGCGGCGGCCCGGGTGGTCTCACCATGA